From the genome of Vigna angularis cultivar LongXiaoDou No.4 chromosome 11, ASM1680809v1, whole genome shotgun sequence, one region includes:
- the LOC108333099 gene encoding uncharacterized protein LOC108333099 has product MLRRNIRLRREYLYRKSLEGKERLLYEKKRKIREALQEGKPIPTELRNEEAALRRQIDLEDENTAVPRTHIDDEYAYAAEKDPKILLTTSRDPSAPLQQFVKELSFVFPNAQRMNRGGQVISEIIESCRAHDYTDVVLVHEHRGVPDGLIVCHLPFGPTAYFGLLNVVTRHEIKDKKAIGTMPEAYPHLILDNFSTKLGERSANILKHLFPVPKPDTKRIVTFSNQSDYISFRHHIYEKHGGPKSLELKEIGPRFELRLYQIKLGTVDQAEAQIEWVIRPYMNTSKKRKFLSN; this is encoded by the exons ATGCTGCGTAGAAACATTCGATTGAGGAGAGAGTATTTGTACCGAAAGAGCTTAGAAGGCAAAGAGCGCTTGCTCTATGAAAAGAAACGCAAAATCAGAGAAGCGCTTCAAg AAGGGAAACCCATTCCCACTGAACTCAGAAATGAGGAAGCTGCACTTCGGCGCCAAATCGACCTTGAAGATGAAAACACTGCTG TTCCAAGAACGCACATTGATGATGAGTATGCTTATGCTGCGGAAAAGGATCCCAAGATTTTGTTGACCACTTCCAGGGATCCAAGCGCTCCTCTTCAGCAGTTTGTAAAG GAGTTGAGTTTTGTTTTTCCTAATGCTCAGCGCATGAATCGTGGTGGTCAG GTTATCTCAGAGATTATAGAATCTTGTCGTGCACATGATTATACTGATGTTGTTTTGGTTCATGAACATCGTGGTGTACCAGATGGTTTAATTGTTTGCCATCTACCATTTGGTCCAACTGCATATTTTGGATTACTCAATGTG GTTACAAGGCATGAAATTAAAGACAAGAAAGCCATTGGAACTATGCCTGAGGCATATCCACATTTGATTCTTGATAACTTCTCAACTAAG TTAGGTGAAAGGTCAGCGAACATTCTCAAGCATCTTTTTCCAGTGCCAAAACCAGACACAAAACGAATTGTCACTTTTTCCAACCAATCTGACTATATCTCGTTCAG GCATCATATTTATGAAAAGCACGGGGGCCCTAAATCTCTAGAACTGAAGGAAATTGGTCCACGGTTTGAGTTACGGCTTTATCAG ATAAAGTTGGGAACGGTGGATCAAGCTGAAGCTCAGATAGAATGGGTCATTAGACCTTACATGAACACATCTAAAAAGCGGAAATTTCTCAGTAATTGA